A stretch of the Bradyrhizobium sp. CCBAU 53351 genome encodes the following:
- a CDS encoding prolipoprotein diacylglyceryl transferase — protein MSGALLHTIFDILAWLAAAAAVWWLSRQRLQFPAQSFQLPYVAALVFGAGLGAYLFGSANLWLSGQSGIARSVEGALAGGIVAIELYKWTAGITLRTGARFALPLAVGIAIGRLGCYFAGLDDFTYGTPTSLPWGHDFGDGVLRHPVQLYESAAMAVFALIYVLAVLNRNAFVITNGFYLALAYYGAQRFLWEFLKPYGALIGPLTLFHLLSLSILLYAGVMLATTPKARPLQNELFA, from the coding sequence ATGAGCGGGGCTTTGCTGCACACTATCTTCGACATCCTGGCGTGGCTGGCGGCGGCCGCCGCCGTCTGGTGGCTGTCGCGACAACGCCTGCAGTTTCCGGCGCAATCCTTCCAGCTGCCGTATGTCGCCGCGCTGGTGTTCGGCGCCGGCCTCGGCGCCTATCTGTTCGGCTCCGCCAATCTCTGGCTGTCGGGCCAGAGCGGCATTGCGCGCTCGGTCGAGGGCGCGCTGGCGGGCGGCATCGTGGCGATCGAGCTCTATAAATGGACGGCCGGCATCACCTTGCGCACCGGCGCGCGGTTTGCGCTGCCGCTGGCCGTCGGCATCGCGATCGGCCGGCTCGGCTGCTACTTCGCGGGCCTCGACGACTTCACCTATGGCACGCCAACATCGCTGCCCTGGGGCCATGATTTCGGCGACGGCGTTCTGCGTCATCCCGTGCAACTCTACGAGAGCGCGGCCATGGCCGTGTTTGCCCTCATCTATGTGCTGGCAGTCTTGAACCGGAACGCGTTTGTAATCACCAATGGTTTCTACCTGGCGCTCGCCTATTATGGAGCGCAACGCTTTCTATGGGAATTCCTCAAGCCCTACGGCGCGCTGATCGGCCCCCTCACCCTGTTTCACCTGCTGTCGCTGTCCATCCTGCTCTACGCCGGCGTCATGCTGGCGACGACGCCCAAAGCGAGACCTTTGCAGAATGAGTTATTTGCATGA
- a CDS encoding GNAT family N-acetyltransferase — protein sequence MSTTLIEVRPAKAADATAVASTHDEAWRSAYQGIIPGAELEKLINRRGPQWWDSAIRKGSRVSVLVFGDKIAGYANYGRNRARSLHFDGEIYELYLRPEFQGLGFGRRLFASARRDLMQSGLKSMVVWALSDNDPATEFYRALGGRMVARSSERFGPKALDKVAFAWTN from the coding sequence ATGAGCACAACCCTGATCGAGGTCCGGCCGGCCAAAGCTGCAGATGCAACTGCGGTGGCGTCCACTCATGACGAAGCCTGGCGTTCCGCCTATCAGGGCATCATTCCCGGCGCTGAGCTGGAAAAGCTCATCAACCGCCGCGGCCCGCAATGGTGGGACAGCGCGATCCGCAAGGGCAGCCGCGTCAGCGTGCTCGTGTTCGGCGACAAGATCGCGGGCTATGCCAATTACGGTCGCAACCGCGCCCGCAGCCTGCATTTCGACGGCGAGATCTACGAGCTTTATTTGCGTCCGGAATTCCAGGGTCTCGGCTTCGGCCGCCGCCTGTTCGCCTCCGCCCGCCGCGACCTGATGCAGAGCGGACTGAAGAGCATGGTGGTGTGGGCGCTCTCGGACAACGACCCGGCGACCGAGTTCTACCGGGCGCTGGGCGGCCGTATGGTGGCGCGCTCGTCGGAGCGGTTCGGGCCGAAGGCGCTCGACAAGGTCGCCTTCGCCTGGACCAATTAA
- a CDS encoding DUF2269 domain-containing protein, which produces MTLYFLVKYLHVLGAIVILGTGSGIAFFMLMAHRTNDVAFIARTASVVVVADAIFTLSAVILQPLTGGLLMMLSATPITEQWLLASLALYVVAGLFWIPVVFMQIEMRDLARQAADQRAALPERYFILFRRWFAFGFPGFGATMLILWLMIAKPF; this is translated from the coding sequence ATGACGCTGTACTTCCTGGTAAAATATCTGCACGTGCTCGGCGCCATCGTCATCCTCGGCACCGGAAGCGGCATCGCCTTCTTCATGCTGATGGCGCATCGCACGAACGACGTGGCGTTCATTGCGCGCACGGCCTCGGTGGTGGTGGTCGCGGATGCGATCTTCACGCTGTCGGCAGTGATCCTGCAGCCGCTGACGGGCGGGCTGCTGATGATGCTCTCGGCGACGCCGATCACCGAGCAATGGCTGCTCGCCTCGCTCGCGCTCTACGTCGTCGCAGGCCTGTTCTGGATCCCCGTCGTGTTCATGCAGATCGAGATGCGCGATCTCGCGCGCCAGGCTGCCGATCAGCGCGCCGCCTTGCCGGAGCGCTACTTCATCCTGTTCCGCCGCTGGTTCGCATTCGGCTTCCCCGGCTTCGGCGCGACGATGCTGATCCTGTGGCTGATGATCGCGAAACCGTTTTGA
- a CDS encoding response regulator, which produces MTPVVPDGTGWPADVLIVEDDPIIAIDFEDRLLGFGVTNVRTVGSVTQALNAISERAPDFALLDVELVRETSFAVAERLVALKIPFVFVTGYGAEARIPPEFSGQPRLQKPCSSDALEAALKLRATG; this is translated from the coding sequence ATGACACCCGTAGTTCCCGATGGCACAGGCTGGCCGGCTGACGTTCTGATTGTCGAAGACGACCCGATCATCGCGATCGATTTCGAGGACCGGCTGCTCGGCTTCGGCGTGACGAATGTGCGGACTGTCGGCTCGGTAACCCAGGCGCTGAACGCCATTTCGGAGCGTGCGCCGGACTTCGCGCTGCTCGATGTCGAGCTGGTCCGCGAGACGAGCTTTGCGGTCGCCGAGCGGCTGGTCGCGCTGAAGATCCCGTTCGTCTTCGTCACCGGCTACGGTGCCGAAGCGCGCATTCCGCCCGAATTCTCCGGCCAGCCCCGGCTGCAGAAGCCGTGTTCGAGCGACGCCCTGGAGGCGGCGCTGAAGCTGCGCGCCACCGGTTAG
- a CDS encoding dienelactone hydrolase family protein yields MRLLNTIALLPLLATLTASPLCAQVTFGPSGEEGEPLRRQEWLVPSPDTDIAAHALLFRPTGAGPFRLAVIAHASTQNVLRRAQMPQPEYRALAAFLVARGFAVLVPERLGHGATGGRYVEDQGGCDEADYARSGRATAEQIRLALEHLRKQDFIRKEAAIVIGHSAGGWGALALANADPKTISAIAVFAPGRGGHANDEPNRICAPHTLLAAAAEFGRGARVPVTWLVAANDSYFSPAFSKALADTFRGSGGKADFRTLPAVGGEGHWLIESQAGVKAAGDALARVLNPSKPVATKKP; encoded by the coding sequence ATGCGGCTCCTCAACACCATCGCGCTCCTGCCTCTGCTGGCCACGCTGACTGCGTCGCCTCTGTGCGCCCAGGTCACGTTCGGCCCATCGGGCGAGGAGGGCGAACCGCTGCGCCGCCAAGAGTGGCTGGTGCCGTCGCCGGATACCGACATTGCCGCGCATGCCCTGCTGTTTCGCCCCACCGGCGCGGGTCCGTTCCGGCTTGCGGTGATCGCGCACGCCTCGACGCAGAACGTCTTGCGTCGTGCGCAGATGCCGCAGCCGGAATACCGCGCGCTCGCAGCCTTCCTGGTCGCGCGCGGCTTTGCCGTGCTGGTGCCGGAGCGGCTCGGCCACGGCGCGACCGGCGGCCGCTATGTCGAGGACCAGGGCGGATGTGACGAAGCCGATTATGCGCGTTCGGGCCGTGCAACGGCCGAGCAAATCCGGCTCGCGCTGGAGCATTTACGAAAGCAGGATTTCATTCGCAAGGAAGCCGCCATCGTGATCGGCCATTCCGCCGGCGGCTGGGGCGCGCTGGCGCTCGCCAATGCCGATCCGAAGACGATTTCCGCGATCGCCGTATTCGCGCCGGGGCGCGGCGGCCATGCCAATGACGAGCCGAACCGGATCTGCGCGCCGCACACGCTGCTTGCCGCCGCCGCGGAGTTCGGCAGGGGCGCGCGCGTCCCCGTCACATGGCTCGTTGCGGCCAATGACAGCTACTTCTCGCCGGCATTTTCGAAGGCGCTTGCCGATACGTTTCGCGGCAGCGGTGGCAAGGCCGATTTTCGCACCTTGCCCGCGGTCGGCGGCGAGGGGCATTGGCTGATCGAGAGCCAGGCCGGTGTCAAAGCCGCAGGCGACGCGCTCGCGCGCGTGCTGAACCCGTCGAAGCCCGTGGCGACCAAGAAGCCATGA
- a CDS encoding SDR family oxidoreductase has protein sequence MSERTILVLGASGLIGRFVTDDLRARGFRVVGLARSLLPAQRMSPLDIELPILSLDAAALARLLREREADVVVNCLGVLQDGPGSDTGAVHRDFVTRLLAAIGESGRAIRLVHISIPGTAEADRTAFATTKREAERLIAASGISHAVLRPGFVVVPSAYGGSAMLRALAAFPLDLPAKEMATPFQPVAVEDISATIAWLATRDIGDAAVTAMSWDLMQAEPVTMAAVIGQFRRAFGTSGWLRIAVPAFMLDLGAKIGDLANALGWMPPMRSTAIAELRRGVTGNPAAWIAATGITPKTLVETIGRHPATVQDKWFARLFLIKALIFASLVAFWLVSGCIALFVSYRAAAGILTAHNFPPALVDPITIGTSLMDMSIGVLIAVRRTAAIGLAAGIMASLGYMVGAAILTPDLWIEPLGALVKTGPAIVLMLVALLMLDNR, from the coding sequence ATGAGTGAGCGAACCATTCTGGTGCTCGGTGCTTCCGGCCTGATCGGTCGCTTCGTCACCGATGATCTGCGCGCGCGGGGATTTCGTGTCGTAGGCCTTGCACGCAGCCTGTTGCCGGCGCAAAGGATGAGCCCGCTGGACATCGAGCTGCCGATCCTCTCGCTGGATGCCGCAGCTCTGGCGCGGCTCCTGCGCGAGCGTGAAGCCGACGTCGTCGTGAATTGCCTCGGCGTGCTCCAGGACGGGCCTGGCAGCGATACGGGCGCCGTGCATCGCGATTTCGTCACGCGGCTGCTCGCGGCGATCGGCGAGAGCGGTCGCGCAATCAGGCTGGTGCACATCTCGATTCCGGGAACGGCGGAGGCCGACCGCACCGCCTTCGCGACGACCAAGCGCGAGGCCGAGCGCTTGATCGCCGCCTCCGGCATTTCACATGCCGTCCTGCGGCCCGGCTTTGTCGTGGTACCGTCAGCCTATGGCGGCAGCGCCATGCTCCGCGCGCTCGCCGCCTTTCCGCTCGATCTGCCGGCCAAGGAGATGGCAACGCCGTTCCAGCCTGTCGCGGTGGAGGATATTTCGGCCACCATCGCCTGGCTCGCCACGCGCGACATTGGCGATGCCGCCGTGACCGCGATGAGCTGGGATCTCATGCAGGCTGAGCCTGTCACGATGGCCGCCGTCATCGGGCAATTCCGCCGCGCGTTCGGCACATCCGGCTGGCTCCGCATCGCGGTGCCGGCTTTCATGCTCGATCTCGGGGCCAAAATCGGCGATCTCGCCAACGCTCTCGGCTGGATGCCGCCGATGCGCTCCACGGCCATCGCCGAGCTGCGCCGCGGCGTGACGGGCAATCCCGCCGCCTGGATCGCCGCGACCGGCATCACGCCAAAGACGCTGGTTGAGACGATCGGCCGCCATCCTGCCACCGTCCAGGACAAATGGTTCGCGCGCCTGTTCCTGATCAAGGCGTTGATCTTCGCGAGCCTGGTCGCGTTCTGGCTCGTCTCCGGCTGCATCGCGCTGTTCGTGTCCTATCGTGCCGCCGCCGGCATCCTGACGGCGCACAACTTTCCACCGGCGCTGGTCGATCCCATCACCATCGGTACCAGCTTGATGGACATGAGCATCGGCGTGCTGATCGCCGTCCGCCGCACGGCGGCAATCGGGCTCGCCGCGGGTATCATGGCTTCGCTCGGCTATATGGTCGGCGCGGCGATCCTGACGCCAGATCTCTGGATCGAACCGCTCGGTGCGCTGGTGAAGACGGGACCGGCGATCGTGCTGATGCTCGTCGCACTGCTGATGCTGGATAACCGGTAG
- a CDS encoding Crp/Fnr family transcriptional regulator gives MDARIGKTIEAESRPANNLLRRLSQADYALLAPHVTVETAAANQLLYSPGDDVQVVHFPCGPALATFLVPNEDGRDVETILVGREGAVGGIVSEGYLPAYTRICVKFGGPFARIHVAKLEAAKLRSASLRNIFARYADCMLAQIFQSTACNAIHSIEQRTAKWILAAMERTGDESSVPLTHEQLATLLGVGRSYASRVLQSFKAERILDTRRGSILVLNRDGLRLRACLCNDAVKMHFEEVLRGVYPTEEREAG, from the coding sequence ATGGATGCGCGTATCGGCAAGACAATCGAGGCCGAGAGCCGGCCGGCCAACAATTTGTTGCGGCGTTTGAGCCAGGCGGACTACGCCCTGCTTGCGCCGCATGTGACGGTCGAGACCGCCGCGGCCAATCAATTGCTCTACAGTCCCGGCGATGACGTCCAGGTCGTCCACTTCCCCTGCGGACCGGCGCTCGCGACCTTTCTCGTTCCCAACGAGGACGGCCGCGACGTCGAAACCATCCTGGTCGGCCGCGAGGGCGCGGTGGGCGGCATCGTCAGCGAGGGATACTTGCCGGCCTATACCCGGATCTGCGTGAAATTCGGCGGGCCGTTCGCGCGCATTCATGTCGCCAAGCTGGAAGCGGCCAAGCTGCGCTCGGCGTCGCTGCGCAACATCTTCGCCCGCTATGCCGATTGCATGCTGGCCCAGATCTTCCAGTCGACCGCCTGCAACGCGATCCATTCGATCGAGCAACGCACCGCCAAATGGATTTTGGCGGCGATGGAGCGGACCGGCGACGAGAGCAGCGTGCCGCTGACCCACGAGCAGCTTGCGACACTGCTCGGCGTTGGCCGCTCCTATGCCAGCCGCGTGCTTCAGTCGTTCAAGGCAGAACGGATTCTCGACACGCGGCGCGGCTCGATCCTGGTCCTCAACCGCGACGGCCTGAGGCTTCGCGCCTGCCTGTGCAACGACGCGGTGAAGATGCACTTCGAAGAGGTGCTGCGCGGCGTCTACCCGACCGAGGAGCGGGAGGCGGGGTAG
- a CDS encoding thiol-disulfide oxidoreductase DCC family protein, with the protein MSRWPDDDVILFDGVCIFCSRWVRFVAARDTARRFRFTPIQSDYGARLARTFGIDPHDPDTNAVVHGGEVFMKSDAALTVLSQLPGWSWVRALFAVPKPLRDAVYSLVARNRYRIFGKYDACFVPDADLRARVIE; encoded by the coding sequence ATGAGTAGATGGCCCGACGATGACGTGATCCTGTTCGACGGCGTCTGCATCTTCTGCTCGCGCTGGGTCCGCTTCGTTGCCGCGCGCGACACGGCGAGGCGGTTTCGCTTCACGCCGATCCAGTCGGATTACGGCGCCCGGCTCGCGCGCACCTTCGGCATCGATCCCCATGATCCCGATACCAACGCGGTCGTTCATGGCGGGGAGGTCTTCATGAAGTCCGATGCCGCGCTGACGGTGCTGTCGCAGCTTCCAGGCTGGAGCTGGGTGCGCGCGTTGTTCGCCGTGCCGAAGCCGCTGCGGGACGCCGTCTATAGCCTCGTGGCGCGCAACCGCTATCGCATTTTTGGGAAATACGATGCGTGCTTCGTGCCCGATGCTGATCTGCGGGCGCGGGTGATCGAGTGA
- a CDS encoding radical SAM protein, whose product MNAPLRRSRPYIFWGQTQSLCETCLKLVPTKIQILDNEVWYEKRCREHGVQSTLVSTDAAYWRLCKDFIKPGDRPLQFQQRTEFGCPYDCGLCPDHEQHSCLALIEITEHCNLTCPVCFAESSPARTKFTPLATIEKMLDALVASEGEPDLVQISGGEPTLHPDFFAILDAVRARPIRHVMINTNGLRIAREKDFVARLAENKRGLEVYLQFDSLQRDALINLRGADLRKIRQQALENLEHFGVSTTLVATIKRGVNDAEIGDIVRHALTWTCVRGVTLQPVQDAGRNDDFDEKTDRIMLSEIRKRVIETGVFGDKDMIPLPCNPESISIGYGLRNGEKVLPLTSLIPQEQLVAVMPNTISPEKYPVLREKFVDLFSLSSGPLNTSERVCELLCCLPSFQVPDGLSYENVFRVTIVQFLDRFNFCVGNVKRSCIHFVTEQGAIIPFDTYNLFYRNGKIDGIRAELAGETYRDAGQREEMPR is encoded by the coding sequence ATGAACGCGCCGTTGCGTAGATCGCGCCCCTATATTTTCTGGGGCCAGACCCAATCTCTCTGCGAGACCTGCCTGAAGCTGGTGCCGACGAAGATCCAGATCCTGGACAACGAGGTCTGGTACGAAAAGCGTTGCAGGGAGCACGGTGTCCAGTCGACCCTGGTCTCGACGGACGCCGCCTATTGGCGCCTGTGTAAGGACTTCATCAAGCCCGGCGACCGGCCGCTGCAATTCCAGCAGCGCACGGAGTTCGGCTGTCCCTATGATTGCGGTCTCTGCCCCGACCACGAGCAGCATTCCTGCCTGGCGCTGATCGAGATCACCGAGCACTGCAACCTCACCTGCCCGGTCTGCTTCGCAGAATCGTCGCCGGCGCGAACGAAATTCACCCCGCTCGCGACCATCGAAAAAATGCTCGACGCGCTGGTCGCGAGCGAGGGCGAGCCCGATCTCGTGCAGATCTCAGGCGGCGAGCCGACGCTGCATCCGGACTTCTTCGCGATCCTCGACGCTGTGCGCGCACGCCCGATCCGCCACGTCATGATCAACACCAACGGCCTGCGCATCGCTCGCGAAAAGGATTTCGTGGCGCGGCTGGCCGAGAACAAGCGTGGCCTTGAGGTCTATCTCCAGTTCGATTCGCTGCAGCGCGACGCGCTCATCAATCTGCGCGGCGCGGACTTGCGCAAGATCCGCCAGCAGGCGCTGGAAAATCTCGAGCATTTTGGCGTATCGACCACGCTGGTGGCGACCATCAAGCGCGGCGTCAACGATGCCGAGATCGGCGACATCGTCCGCCACGCACTCACCTGGACATGCGTGCGCGGCGTCACCTTGCAGCCCGTGCAGGACGCCGGCCGCAACGACGATTTCGACGAGAAGACCGACCGCATCATGCTGTCGGAGATCCGCAAGCGCGTGATCGAAACCGGCGTGTTCGGCGACAAGGACATGATCCCGCTGCCGTGCAATCCCGAGAGCATCTCGATCGGCTATGGCCTGCGCAATGGCGAGAAGGTGCTGCCGTTGACCTCGCTGATCCCGCAGGAGCAGCTCGTCGCGGTGATGCCCAACACGATAAGCCCGGAGAAATACCCGGTGCTGCGGGAAAAATTCGTCGATCTGTTCTCGCTGTCGTCGGGCCCGCTCAACACGAGCGAGCGCGTCTGCGAACTCTTGTGCTGCCTGCCGAGCTTCCAGGTGCCGGACGGGCTGTCTTACGAGAACGTCTTCCGCGTCACCATCGTGCAGTTCCTCGACCGCTTCAATTTCTGCGTCGGCAACGTCAAGCGCAGCTGCATCCATTTCGTGACGGAGCAGGGGGCGATCATTCCGTTCGACACCTACAATTTGTTCTACCGCAACGGCAAGATCGACGGCATCCGCGCCGAGTTGGCCGGCGAAACCTATCGGGACGCCGGGCAGCGTGAGGAGATGCCGCGTTGA
- a CDS encoding NAD(P)/FAD-dependent oxidoreductase, with protein MSLPSSVDVAIIGAGAAGLGAAHALAGSGLSVMVLEARDRLGGRAWTVQASPEVTFDVGCGWLHSADKNSFVPIAQQLGFELNKDLPPWRERAYGNAFPQVERDDFMRAMDAFYERLWQAAHRGKDEPASMSLDVGNRWNPMIDAISTYINGCELKDMSTLDWDAYEDTGLNWRVRRGYGALVSAYGAPCPVALSCNVTLIDHSDRRIRIETSQGRLTADKAIVTVPTNLLADETMRFSPPLPSKVNAAAGLPLGVDDKVMLALEGAEAFPKDGNLRGATMRTEMGTYHIRPFGQPCIEGFFGGSFARALEDSGEGAIAAQAISEIAGFLGNDIRRKLKPLYESRWAHDPFARGSYSHALPGHAGDRAVLAAPVDGRLFFAGEATSPEFFTTAHGARDSGERAAKEVLAAIGKR; from the coding sequence ATGTCGCTTCCCTCCTCCGTCGACGTCGCGATCATCGGCGCCGGTGCCGCCGGCCTCGGTGCGGCGCATGCGCTGGCGGGCTCCGGCCTCTCGGTGATGGTGCTCGAGGCGCGTGACAGGCTCGGTGGCCGGGCCTGGACGGTGCAGGCCTCGCCCGAGGTCACATTCGACGTCGGCTGCGGCTGGCTGCATTCGGCAGACAAGAACTCCTTCGTCCCCATCGCGCAGCAGCTCGGTTTCGAGCTCAACAAGGACCTGCCGCCGTGGCGCGAGCGCGCCTATGGCAACGCGTTTCCGCAAGTCGAGCGCGACGATTTCATGCGCGCGATGGACGCGTTCTATGAGCGCCTCTGGCAGGCCGCGCACAGAGGCAAGGACGAGCCCGCGAGCATGAGCCTCGACGTGGGCAATCGCTGGAATCCCATGATCGACGCGATCTCGACCTACATCAACGGCTGCGAGCTCAAGGACATGTCGACGCTGGATTGGGACGCCTACGAGGACACCGGCCTCAACTGGCGCGTCCGCCGCGGCTATGGCGCGCTTGTGTCGGCCTACGGCGCGCCCTGCCCGGTGGCGTTGAGCTGCAACGTCACCCTGATCGATCATTCCGATAGGCGCATCCGCATCGAAACATCGCAGGGCAGGCTGACCGCCGACAAGGCGATCGTCACCGTGCCGACCAATCTGCTCGCCGATGAGACGATGCGCTTCTCACCGCCGCTGCCGTCCAAGGTCAATGCCGCCGCCGGCCTGCCGCTCGGCGTCGACGACAAGGTGATGCTGGCGCTCGAGGGCGCTGAAGCTTTTCCGAAGGACGGCAATTTGCGCGGCGCCACCATGCGCACCGAGATGGGCACCTATCACATCCGCCCGTTCGGCCAGCCCTGCATCGAAGGCTTTTTCGGCGGCAGCTTTGCCCGCGCGCTGGAGGATTCCGGCGAAGGCGCCATCGCCGCGCAGGCGATCAGCGAGATCGCGGGCTTTCTCGGCAATGATATCAGGCGCAAGCTGAAGCCGCTGTACGAGTCGCGCTGGGCGCACGACCCCTTTGCGCGCGGCTCCTATTCGCACGCGCTGCCCGGCCACGCCGGCGATCGTGCGGTGCTGGCAGCGCCGGTGGATGGACGGCTGTTCTTTGCCGGCGAGGCGACCTCGCCGGAGTTCTTCACGACAGCGCACGGGGCGAGGGACAGCGGCGAGCGGGCGGCGAAGGAAGTGCTGGCGGCGATAGGGAAGCGCTAG
- the typA gene encoding translational GTPase TypA translates to MNLRNVAIIAHVDHGKTTLVDKLLQQSGTFRENQKVTDRAMDSNDLERERGITILAKAASVQWKDTRINIVDTPGHADFGGEVERILNMVDGALVLVDAAEGPLPQTKFVVSKALKVGLKPIVVINKVDRPDARPTEVINEVFDLFAALDASEEQLDFPILYGSAKQGWMADSPEGPKDKGMEPLFDLILRHVAPPKVEEGPFKMIGTILEANPYLGRIITGRISSGVLKPNQQVKVLNAEGKLVESGRITKILAFRGLERTPLDEAEAGDIVAIAGLTKGTVADTFCDPTVEVPLPAQPIDPPTVSMSFIVNNSPLAGTEGDKVTSRMIRDRLLREAEGNVALRVVEAADKDAMEVSGRGELQLAILIETMRREGFELSVSRPRVVYQKDEATGGALEPIEEVVIDVDEEHSGVVVQKMSERKSELIEMKPSGGNRQRLVFYAPTRGLIGYQGELLTDTRGTAIMNRLFHGYAPYKGEIQGRRNGVLISNDQGEAVAYAMFKLEDRGPMMIEPGWKVYKGMIVGEHTRDNDLEINVLKGKQLTNIRTTSKDEAVRLTPPIRMTLEKALAYIEDDELVEVTPKSIRLRKKHLDPNERKRAEKAKEAVA, encoded by the coding sequence ATGAATCTTCGTAACGTCGCCATCATCGCCCACGTCGACCACGGCAAGACGACCCTCGTCGACAAGCTCCTCCAGCAGTCCGGCACGTTCCGCGAGAACCAGAAGGTGACGGATCGCGCCATGGACTCCAACGATCTGGAGCGCGAGCGCGGCATCACCATTCTGGCCAAGGCGGCCTCGGTGCAGTGGAAAGACACCCGCATCAACATCGTCGACACCCCCGGCCACGCCGATTTCGGCGGTGAGGTCGAGCGCATCCTGAACATGGTGGATGGCGCCCTGGTGCTGGTCGACGCCGCCGAAGGCCCGCTGCCGCAGACCAAGTTCGTGGTCTCCAAGGCGCTCAAGGTCGGCCTCAAGCCGATCGTCGTCATCAACAAGGTCGACCGGCCCGACGCGCGCCCGACCGAAGTCATCAACGAGGTGTTCGACCTGTTCGCGGCACTCGATGCCAGCGAGGAGCAGCTCGACTTCCCAATCCTCTACGGGTCGGCCAAGCAGGGCTGGATGGCCGACAGCCCGGAGGGTCCGAAAGACAAGGGCATGGAGCCGCTGTTCGACCTGATCCTGCGCCACGTCGCACCGCCGAAGGTCGAGGAGGGTCCGTTCAAGATGATCGGCACCATTCTGGAAGCCAACCCCTATCTCGGCCGCATCATCACCGGCCGCATCTCGTCCGGCGTGCTCAAGCCAAACCAGCAAGTCAAGGTGCTGAACGCCGAGGGCAAGCTGGTCGAGTCCGGGCGCATCACCAAGATCCTGGCGTTCCGCGGCCTCGAGCGCACGCCGCTCGATGAAGCCGAAGCCGGCGACATCGTCGCCATTGCCGGCCTGACCAAGGGCACCGTCGCCGACACCTTCTGCGACCCGACCGTCGAGGTGCCGCTGCCGGCACAGCCGATCGATCCGCCGACCGTCTCGATGTCGTTCATCGTCAACAACTCCCCGCTCGCCGGCACCGAAGGCGACAAGGTGACGAGCCGCATGATCCGCGACCGTCTGCTGCGCGAGGCCGAAGGCAATGTCGCGCTGCGCGTGGTGGAAGCCGCGGACAAGGACGCGATGGAAGTCTCGGGCCGCGGCGAATTGCAGCTCGCGATCCTGATCGAGACCATGCGCCGCGAGGGCTTCGAGCTCTCGGTGTCGCGTCCGCGCGTCGTCTACCAGAAGGACGAAGCCACCGGCGGCGCCCTGGAGCCGATCGAGGAAGTCGTGATCGACGTCGACGAGGAGCATTCCGGCGTCGTCGTGCAGAAGATGAGCGAGCGCAAGTCCGAGCTGATCGAGATGAAGCCCTCCGGCGGCAACCGCCAGCGCCTGGTGTTCTACGCGCCGACCCGCGGCCTGATCGGCTACCAGGGCGAACTGCTCACCGACACCCGCGGCACCGCGATCATGAACCGCCTGTTCCACGGCTATGCGCCGTACAAGGGTGAGATCCAGGGCCGCCGCAACGGCGTGCTGATCTCCAACGACCAGGGCGAAGCGGTGGCCTACGCCATGTTCAAGCTGGAGGATCGCGGCCCGATGATGATCGAGCCGGGCTGGAAGGTCTACAAGGGCATGATCGTCGGCGAGCACACCCGCGACAACGATCTCGAGATCAACGTGCTCAAGGGCAAGCAGCTCACCAACATCCGCACGACGTCGAAGGACGAAGCCGTGCGCCTGACCCCACCGATCCGCATGACGCTGGAAAAGGCGCTCGCCTATATTGAGGACGACGAGCTCGTCGAGGTCACCCCGAAGTCGATCCGCCTGCGCAAGAAGCACCTCGACCCGAACGAGCGCAAGCGCGCGGAAAAGGCCAAGGAAGCGGTGGCGTAA